In a genomic window of Parambassis ranga chromosome 24, fParRan2.1, whole genome shotgun sequence:
- the fig4a gene encoding polyphosphoinositide phosphatase isoform X3 translates to MADIGGHSIYKIEDTTMIYIPNDSVRVTHPDEARYVRIFQNVDLSSNFYFSYSYDLSHSLQHNLTLLQRPFELWSSAAPSAEEEVHTQSKQDSFDIFEDEGLPTQVVYGLQNEPYYKYVWNGKLLERVKDIVHHDWLMYIIHGFCGQSKLLIYGRPVYITLIARRSSKFAGTRFLKRGANCEGDVANEVETEQIVHDASVMSFTAGSYSSYVQVRGSVPLYWSQDISTMMPKPPIRLDQADPYAHVAALHFDQMLQRFGSPIIILNLVKKREKRKHEKILSEELYPAVINLNQFLPPDHCIDYIAWDMARYTKSKLCNVLDRLSMIAENVVKRTGFFINRSDFYSHTLRPDDRWGDLGGHITSSGRVQTGVLRTNCVDCLDRTNTAQFMVGKCALAYQLYALGMIDKPKLQFDTDCVRLFEELYEDHGDTLSLQYGGSQLVHRVKTYRKIAPWTQHSKDIMQTLSRYYSNAFSDADRQDAINLFLQVYQPSESKPHLWELPTDFYLHQRNTMALPQDRRCYTLWWSDGILSYLPVPYDEVTCEENMKKVEVKRVNRFDESIDIYTEFFKPYELTSFDDTFCIAMTNSAREFMPKTVGVDPSPFTVRKPEETGKSVLGSKSSKEETLLQRKTAASAPPPPSEEAISSTSEDDSEDDRDDDGSVSQRSTPIKLLTESGESSHMQEDVQQLQTVKEPYGLDLAEFPAEDDLLIYKRFARLGESQHRVERTEHINLANIICLEPVSSFPEDSIYGVSPPQVDRHSRDVFESHVMMGQGQLRVLCREDVLMYREYVKNRYM, encoded by the exons ATGGCAGATATCGGTGGCCACTCCATTTACAAAATTGAAGACACAACCATGATCTACATCCCCAATGACTCTGTCAGAGTTACACATCCTGATGAAGCCAG ATATGTGCGGATCTTTCAGAATGTGGATCTTTCCAGCAACTTCTACTTTAG CTACAGTTATGACCTCAGCCACTCACTGCAGCACAACCTGACTTTGCTGCAAAGACCTTTTGAACTGTGGTCGTcagcagctccctctgctgaggaagaggtgcacacacagagcaaacaggACAGCTTTGACATCTTTGAAGATGAGGGTTTGCCTACACAAG TGGTTTATGGTCTCCAGAACGAGCCGTACTACAAGTACGTGTGGAACGGGAAGCTCCTAGAGAGAGTCAAGGACATAGTGCATCACGACTGGCTCATGTATATAATCCATGGCTTTTGCGGCCAGTCCA AGCTTCTGATCTACGGCCGACCAGTTTACATCACACTCATTGCCAGGCGATCCAGCAAATTTGCTGGGACCCGTTTCCTCAAAAGAGGAGCCAACTGCGAG GGGGATGTGGCCAATGAGGTAGAGACTGAACAAATAGTTCATGATGCCTCGGTCATGTCTTTCACAGCAGGAAGTTACTCCTCATACGTCCAGGTGCGAGGTTCTGTCCCGCTCTACTGGTCCCAGGACATTTCCACCATGATGCCAAAACCCCCAATACGAT tGGACCAAGCTGACCCGTATGCCCATGTAGCTGCCCTCCATTTTGATCAGATGCTGCAGCGGTTTGGGTCACCTATCATCATCCTCAACCTGGTGAAG AAACGTGAAAAAAGGAAGCATGAGAAGATTCTGAGTGAAGAGCTATACCCAGCTGTGATCAACCTTAATCAGTTCCTGCCTCCAGACCACTGCATCGACTACATTGCCTGGGACATGGCCCGCTACACCAAGAG CAAGTTGTGCAATGTTCTGGACCGTTTGAGTATGATTGCAGAAAACGTGGTCAAGCGGACAGGTTTCTTTATTAATCGCTCCGACTTCTACAGTCACACCCTCAGACCAGATGACAG GTGGGGAGATTTGGGTGGACACATCACATCCAGTGGTCGAGTGCAG ACGGGTGTGTTGCGGACCAACTGTGTGGATTGTCTAGACCGCACCAACACCGCCCAGTTCATGGTGGGCAAGTGCGCGCTGGCTTATCAGCTTTATGCACTGGGAATGATCGACAAGCCCAAGCTCCAGTTTGATACCGACTGTGTGAG gcTGTTTGAGGAGCTGTATGAAGACCATGGAGACACTCTGTCACTGCAGTATGGTGGCTCTCAGTTGGTCCACAGGGTCAAGACCTACCGCAAGATCGCACCCTGGACGCAGCACTCCAAAGACATCATGCAGACACTGTCTCGGTACTACAGCAACGCTTTCTCAG ATGCCGACAGACAAGATGCCATCaacttgtttcttcaggtttaCCAGCCGTCAGAGTCTAAGCCACACCTGTGGGAGCTGCCCACAGACTTCTACCTTCATCAGAGGAACACCATGGCCCTCCCCCAGGACAGACGCTG CTACACACTGTGGTGGTCAGATGGAATCCTGTCCTACCTGCCAGTGCCCTATGATGAAG TCACCTGCGAGGAGAACATGAAGAAAGTCGAAGTGAAGAGAGTGAACCGCTTTGACGAGAGTATCGATATCTACACAGAATTCTTCAAACCTTATGAACTCACCTCCTTCGATGACACATTCTGCATCGCCATGACCAACTCTGCAAG ggAATTCATGCCCAAGACTGTAGGAGTGGATCCAAGTCCATTCACTGTTCGCAAACCAGAGGAAACAGGGAAGTCAGTGTTGGG CAGCAAGAGCAGTAAGGAGGAGACGCTGCTCCAAAGAAAGACTGCAGCCAGTGCACCTCCTCCCCCGAGTGAGGAGGCGATCTCAAGCACATCAGAGGACGACTCCGAGGATGACCGCGATGACGACGGGTCCGTGTCACAGCGCTCAACCCCGATCAAGCTGCTAACAGAGTCTGGAGAGAGCAGTCACATGCAGGAG GAtgtccagcagctgcagacagttAAGGAACCATATGGACTCGACCTGGCAGAGTTCCCTGCTGAGGATGACCTGCTTATTTACAAGAG gtttgCACGTCTGGGCGAGAGCCAGCACAGAGTGGAGAGAACGGAACACATAAACCTGGCAAACATCATCTGTTT AGAACCTGTGTCCTCCTTCCCCGAGGACAGCATCTACGGCGTCTCTCCCCCTCAGGTCGACAGACACAGCCGGGATGTGTTCGAGAGCCATGTGATGATGGGTCAGGGCCAGCTGAGGGTGCTGTGCCGGGAGGACGTGTTAATGTACAGGGAGTACGTCAAGAACAGATACATGTGA
- the fig4a gene encoding polyphosphoinositide phosphatase isoform X1 — MPQSAAIISGLQRMVLYETRARYFLVGSNQAQTKHRVLKIDRTEPKDLVIIDDKHVYNQQEVRELLGRLDLGNRTKIGQKGSSGLSRAVSAFGIVGFVRFLEGYYIVLITKRRKMADIGGHSIYKIEDTTMIYIPNDSVRVTHPDEARYVRIFQNVDLSSNFYFSYSYDLSHSLQHNLTLLQRPFELWSSAAPSAEEEVHTQSKQDSFDIFEDEGLPTQVVYGLQNEPYYKYVWNGKLLERVKDIVHHDWLMYIIHGFCGQSKLLIYGRPVYITLIARRSSKFAGTRFLKRGANCEGDVANEVETEQIVHDASVMSFTAGSYSSYVQVRGSVPLYWSQDISTMMPKPPIRLDQADPYAHVAALHFDQMLQRFGSPIIILNLVKKREKRKHEKILSEELYPAVINLNQFLPPDHCIDYIAWDMARYTKSKLCNVLDRLSMIAENVVKRTGFFINRSDFYSHTLRPDDRWGDLGGHITSSGRVQTGVLRTNCVDCLDRTNTAQFMVGKCALAYQLYALGMIDKPKLQFDTDCVRLFEELYEDHGDTLSLQYGGSQLVHRVKTYRKIAPWTQHSKDIMQTLSRYYSNAFSDADRQDAINLFLQVYQPSESKPHLWELPTDFYLHQRNTMALPQDRRCYTLWWSDGILSYLPVPYDEVTCEENMKKVEVKRVNRFDESIDIYTEFFKPYELTSFDDTFCIAMTNSAREFMPKTVGVDPSPFTVRKPEETGKSVLGSKSSKEETLLQRKTAASAPPPPSEEAISSTSEDDSEDDRDDDGSVSQRSTPIKLLTESGESSHMQEDVQQLQTVKEPYGLDLAEFPAEDDLLIYKRFARLGESQHRVERTEHINLANIICLEPVSSFPEDSIYGVSPPQVDRHSRDVFESHVMMGQGQLRVLCREDVLMYREYVKNRYM; from the exons ATGCCTCAGTCAGCAGCCATCATCAGTGGGCTTCAGAGGATGGTTCTGTATGAAACCAGAGCA AGATATTTTTTGGTTGGGAGCAATCAAGCCCAGACCAAACACCGAGTCCTAAAGATTGACCGCACAGAACCCAAAGACCTGGTCATAATTGATGATAAG CATGTGTACAACCAGCAAGAGGTACGGGAGTTGTTGGGCCGCCTGGATCTGGGAAACCGCACAAAGATTGGCCAAAAGGGTTCCTCGGGCCTGTCCAGAGCCGTCTCAGCCTTTGGCATTGTGG GGTTTGTACGCTTCCTCGAGGGTTACTACATTGTGCTGATCACTAAACGTAGAAAGATGGCAGATATCGGTGGCCACTCCATTTACAAAATTGAAGACACAACCATGATCTACATCCCCAATGACTCTGTCAGAGTTACACATCCTGATGAAGCCAG ATATGTGCGGATCTTTCAGAATGTGGATCTTTCCAGCAACTTCTACTTTAG CTACAGTTATGACCTCAGCCACTCACTGCAGCACAACCTGACTTTGCTGCAAAGACCTTTTGAACTGTGGTCGTcagcagctccctctgctgaggaagaggtgcacacacagagcaaacaggACAGCTTTGACATCTTTGAAGATGAGGGTTTGCCTACACAAG TGGTTTATGGTCTCCAGAACGAGCCGTACTACAAGTACGTGTGGAACGGGAAGCTCCTAGAGAGAGTCAAGGACATAGTGCATCACGACTGGCTCATGTATATAATCCATGGCTTTTGCGGCCAGTCCA AGCTTCTGATCTACGGCCGACCAGTTTACATCACACTCATTGCCAGGCGATCCAGCAAATTTGCTGGGACCCGTTTCCTCAAAAGAGGAGCCAACTGCGAG GGGGATGTGGCCAATGAGGTAGAGACTGAACAAATAGTTCATGATGCCTCGGTCATGTCTTTCACAGCAGGAAGTTACTCCTCATACGTCCAGGTGCGAGGTTCTGTCCCGCTCTACTGGTCCCAGGACATTTCCACCATGATGCCAAAACCCCCAATACGAT tGGACCAAGCTGACCCGTATGCCCATGTAGCTGCCCTCCATTTTGATCAGATGCTGCAGCGGTTTGGGTCACCTATCATCATCCTCAACCTGGTGAAG AAACGTGAAAAAAGGAAGCATGAGAAGATTCTGAGTGAAGAGCTATACCCAGCTGTGATCAACCTTAATCAGTTCCTGCCTCCAGACCACTGCATCGACTACATTGCCTGGGACATGGCCCGCTACACCAAGAG CAAGTTGTGCAATGTTCTGGACCGTTTGAGTATGATTGCAGAAAACGTGGTCAAGCGGACAGGTTTCTTTATTAATCGCTCCGACTTCTACAGTCACACCCTCAGACCAGATGACAG GTGGGGAGATTTGGGTGGACACATCACATCCAGTGGTCGAGTGCAG ACGGGTGTGTTGCGGACCAACTGTGTGGATTGTCTAGACCGCACCAACACCGCCCAGTTCATGGTGGGCAAGTGCGCGCTGGCTTATCAGCTTTATGCACTGGGAATGATCGACAAGCCCAAGCTCCAGTTTGATACCGACTGTGTGAG gcTGTTTGAGGAGCTGTATGAAGACCATGGAGACACTCTGTCACTGCAGTATGGTGGCTCTCAGTTGGTCCACAGGGTCAAGACCTACCGCAAGATCGCACCCTGGACGCAGCACTCCAAAGACATCATGCAGACACTGTCTCGGTACTACAGCAACGCTTTCTCAG ATGCCGACAGACAAGATGCCATCaacttgtttcttcaggtttaCCAGCCGTCAGAGTCTAAGCCACACCTGTGGGAGCTGCCCACAGACTTCTACCTTCATCAGAGGAACACCATGGCCCTCCCCCAGGACAGACGCTG CTACACACTGTGGTGGTCAGATGGAATCCTGTCCTACCTGCCAGTGCCCTATGATGAAG TCACCTGCGAGGAGAACATGAAGAAAGTCGAAGTGAAGAGAGTGAACCGCTTTGACGAGAGTATCGATATCTACACAGAATTCTTCAAACCTTATGAACTCACCTCCTTCGATGACACATTCTGCATCGCCATGACCAACTCTGCAAG ggAATTCATGCCCAAGACTGTAGGAGTGGATCCAAGTCCATTCACTGTTCGCAAACCAGAGGAAACAGGGAAGTCAGTGTTGGG CAGCAAGAGCAGTAAGGAGGAGACGCTGCTCCAAAGAAAGACTGCAGCCAGTGCACCTCCTCCCCCGAGTGAGGAGGCGATCTCAAGCACATCAGAGGACGACTCCGAGGATGACCGCGATGACGACGGGTCCGTGTCACAGCGCTCAACCCCGATCAAGCTGCTAACAGAGTCTGGAGAGAGCAGTCACATGCAGGAG GAtgtccagcagctgcagacagttAAGGAACCATATGGACTCGACCTGGCAGAGTTCCCTGCTGAGGATGACCTGCTTATTTACAAGAG gtttgCACGTCTGGGCGAGAGCCAGCACAGAGTGGAGAGAACGGAACACATAAACCTGGCAAACATCATCTGTTT AGAACCTGTGTCCTCCTTCCCCGAGGACAGCATCTACGGCGTCTCTCCCCCTCAGGTCGACAGACACAGCCGGGATGTGTTCGAGAGCCATGTGATGATGGGTCAGGGCCAGCTGAGGGTGCTGTGCCGGGAGGACGTGTTAATGTACAGGGAGTACGTCAAGAACAGATACATGTGA
- the fig4a gene encoding polyphosphoinositide phosphatase isoform X2: protein MPQSAAIISGLQRMVLYETRARYFLVGSNQAQTKHRVLKIDRTEPKDLVIIDDKHVYNQQEVRELLGRLDLGNRTKIGQKGSSGLSRAVSAFGIVGFVRFLEGYYIVLITKRRKMADIGGHSIYKIEDTTMIYIPNDSVRVTHPDEARYVRIFQNVDLSSNFYFSYSYDLSHSLQHNLTLLQRPFELWSSAAPSAEEEVHTQSKQDSFDIFEDEGLPTQVVYGLQNEPYYKYVWNGKLLERVKDIVHHDWLMYIIHGFCGQSKLLIYGRPVYITLIARRSSKFAGTRFLKRGANCEGDVANEVETEQIVHDASVMSFTAGSYSSYVQVRGSVPLYWSQDISTMMPKPPIRLDQADPYAHVAALHFDQMLQRFGSPIIILNLVKKREKRKHEKILSEELYPAVINLNQFLPPDHCIDYIAWDMARYTKSKLCNVLDRLSMIAENVVKRTGFFINRSDFYSHTLRPDDRWGDLGGHITSSGRVQTGVLRTNCVDCLDRTNTAQFMVGKCALAYQLYALGMIDKPKLQFDTDCVRLFEELYEDHGDTLSLQYGGSQLVHRVKTYRKIAPWTQHSKDIMQTLSRYYSNAFSDADRQDAINLFLQVYQPSESKPHLWELPTDFYLHQRNTMALPQDRRCYTLWWSDGILSYLPVPYDEVTCEENMKKVEVKRVNRFDESIDIYTEFFKPYELTSFDDTFCIAMTNSAREFMPKTVGVDPSPFTVRKPEETGKSVLGKSSKEETLLQRKTAASAPPPPSEEAISSTSEDDSEDDRDDDGSVSQRSTPIKLLTESGESSHMQEDVQQLQTVKEPYGLDLAEFPAEDDLLIYKRFARLGESQHRVERTEHINLANIICLEPVSSFPEDSIYGVSPPQVDRHSRDVFESHVMMGQGQLRVLCREDVLMYREYVKNRYM from the exons ATGCCTCAGTCAGCAGCCATCATCAGTGGGCTTCAGAGGATGGTTCTGTATGAAACCAGAGCA AGATATTTTTTGGTTGGGAGCAATCAAGCCCAGACCAAACACCGAGTCCTAAAGATTGACCGCACAGAACCCAAAGACCTGGTCATAATTGATGATAAG CATGTGTACAACCAGCAAGAGGTACGGGAGTTGTTGGGCCGCCTGGATCTGGGAAACCGCACAAAGATTGGCCAAAAGGGTTCCTCGGGCCTGTCCAGAGCCGTCTCAGCCTTTGGCATTGTGG GGTTTGTACGCTTCCTCGAGGGTTACTACATTGTGCTGATCACTAAACGTAGAAAGATGGCAGATATCGGTGGCCACTCCATTTACAAAATTGAAGACACAACCATGATCTACATCCCCAATGACTCTGTCAGAGTTACACATCCTGATGAAGCCAG ATATGTGCGGATCTTTCAGAATGTGGATCTTTCCAGCAACTTCTACTTTAG CTACAGTTATGACCTCAGCCACTCACTGCAGCACAACCTGACTTTGCTGCAAAGACCTTTTGAACTGTGGTCGTcagcagctccctctgctgaggaagaggtgcacacacagagcaaacaggACAGCTTTGACATCTTTGAAGATGAGGGTTTGCCTACACAAG TGGTTTATGGTCTCCAGAACGAGCCGTACTACAAGTACGTGTGGAACGGGAAGCTCCTAGAGAGAGTCAAGGACATAGTGCATCACGACTGGCTCATGTATATAATCCATGGCTTTTGCGGCCAGTCCA AGCTTCTGATCTACGGCCGACCAGTTTACATCACACTCATTGCCAGGCGATCCAGCAAATTTGCTGGGACCCGTTTCCTCAAAAGAGGAGCCAACTGCGAG GGGGATGTGGCCAATGAGGTAGAGACTGAACAAATAGTTCATGATGCCTCGGTCATGTCTTTCACAGCAGGAAGTTACTCCTCATACGTCCAGGTGCGAGGTTCTGTCCCGCTCTACTGGTCCCAGGACATTTCCACCATGATGCCAAAACCCCCAATACGAT tGGACCAAGCTGACCCGTATGCCCATGTAGCTGCCCTCCATTTTGATCAGATGCTGCAGCGGTTTGGGTCACCTATCATCATCCTCAACCTGGTGAAG AAACGTGAAAAAAGGAAGCATGAGAAGATTCTGAGTGAAGAGCTATACCCAGCTGTGATCAACCTTAATCAGTTCCTGCCTCCAGACCACTGCATCGACTACATTGCCTGGGACATGGCCCGCTACACCAAGAG CAAGTTGTGCAATGTTCTGGACCGTTTGAGTATGATTGCAGAAAACGTGGTCAAGCGGACAGGTTTCTTTATTAATCGCTCCGACTTCTACAGTCACACCCTCAGACCAGATGACAG GTGGGGAGATTTGGGTGGACACATCACATCCAGTGGTCGAGTGCAG ACGGGTGTGTTGCGGACCAACTGTGTGGATTGTCTAGACCGCACCAACACCGCCCAGTTCATGGTGGGCAAGTGCGCGCTGGCTTATCAGCTTTATGCACTGGGAATGATCGACAAGCCCAAGCTCCAGTTTGATACCGACTGTGTGAG gcTGTTTGAGGAGCTGTATGAAGACCATGGAGACACTCTGTCACTGCAGTATGGTGGCTCTCAGTTGGTCCACAGGGTCAAGACCTACCGCAAGATCGCACCCTGGACGCAGCACTCCAAAGACATCATGCAGACACTGTCTCGGTACTACAGCAACGCTTTCTCAG ATGCCGACAGACAAGATGCCATCaacttgtttcttcaggtttaCCAGCCGTCAGAGTCTAAGCCACACCTGTGGGAGCTGCCCACAGACTTCTACCTTCATCAGAGGAACACCATGGCCCTCCCCCAGGACAGACGCTG CTACACACTGTGGTGGTCAGATGGAATCCTGTCCTACCTGCCAGTGCCCTATGATGAAG TCACCTGCGAGGAGAACATGAAGAAAGTCGAAGTGAAGAGAGTGAACCGCTTTGACGAGAGTATCGATATCTACACAGAATTCTTCAAACCTTATGAACTCACCTCCTTCGATGACACATTCTGCATCGCCATGACCAACTCTGCAAG ggAATTCATGCCCAAGACTGTAGGAGTGGATCCAAGTCCATTCACTGTTCGCAAACCAGAGGAAACAGGGAAGTCAGTGTTGGG CAAGAGCAGTAAGGAGGAGACGCTGCTCCAAAGAAAGACTGCAGCCAGTGCACCTCCTCCCCCGAGTGAGGAGGCGATCTCAAGCACATCAGAGGACGACTCCGAGGATGACCGCGATGACGACGGGTCCGTGTCACAGCGCTCAACCCCGATCAAGCTGCTAACAGAGTCTGGAGAGAGCAGTCACATGCAGGAG GAtgtccagcagctgcagacagttAAGGAACCATATGGACTCGACCTGGCAGAGTTCCCTGCTGAGGATGACCTGCTTATTTACAAGAG gtttgCACGTCTGGGCGAGAGCCAGCACAGAGTGGAGAGAACGGAACACATAAACCTGGCAAACATCATCTGTTT AGAACCTGTGTCCTCCTTCCCCGAGGACAGCATCTACGGCGTCTCTCCCCCTCAGGTCGACAGACACAGCCGGGATGTGTTCGAGAGCCATGTGATGATGGGTCAGGGCCAGCTGAGGGTGCTGTGCCGGGAGGACGTGTTAATGTACAGGGAGTACGTCAAGAACAGATACATGTGA